TCAGCAGCAACACATCTCGCGAGAAAACAATGTATATTTCACCGCCTCGAAAAAGTCATGACTATCAGCACTAGGTGACAGGATCAAGAAAGTGAGATCTAAACCGTTAATTATATAGATACAGTTCATAACATCGCGCGCAGCCGAATAACTAATAAAACGAGTGAATTGAGAGGCCGCCACTCCTGTACCATATGTGTAGGGAACTCTATATGGCTACGACTGGTCCTGCTCGGCAATCTGGACGTGCTGGTATATCCTGCAGATAATGTCGATCTCGTCGATCACCGCGTTCGTGATCATGTCGACGAAGGCGAGCAAGATGACTGCGATGAGGCAGCTGCCGCCGATGACCATCACATGCTCCTTGACGTAGCGGTGCACGGCGTCCGGGCAGTTGCCGATGTGGACGATGAACCAGGCGTCGTAGTCGGACATGTTGAGCACGTTTCGGCCACAGTTGAGGCTCACCGGCCCTAGGCTGGTGGACTTGCAGCACGAGTACggcaccgagcagcgctcctggCTCGGATTCGTCAGGTTGCACTGGAAATAGCTGCGAAGGTTGATTGGCTGATTGATTGTCTTTCATTGCTTCATTTGCTTGTAGAGCGTTTGCAAGTACTAATTATACATGCAGCCATAAGCTAGTTTGGTTTGATAGAAATAAATATATAGAGGCATTTCACAAAGTAGAAACAATACTGCACAAAAACAACAACTAAGAAATAAACACAttagagaaaaataaaagaaggaaatAATATTGGTATACATGTGCAGCACACTAACCCGTGGTTTGTTCCTCGTTTCGTTACGAACTGATAGATGGCAAGCTTGCTGTTGATATTACGGTAATTTAATTAAATTGTTTATGCTTTCcgaaaaaaattggcagccgatccacgatgtgaatgctgatgatggagcgaagctccttggacgattagggctgctgctcgagctttcgcatCGGGGTATTCCTGCCGTTCCCGGCGTGTGCTGCTtatcgtgctcgtagctcggggttagcttcacGGCGTTGCCGtggggctgccgcgtctcgttgtcgatgtgtaggatcagagtcacgacgtttgcgcttacgttcgcgatcctccatactgcagtgctaagtgtagcgacagcagCGCCGGCGTAACACCTGCGCGCgctcggtatgcgcgctgcgtgcgctctgcgaacggttctgcgcatgacgtcgtgcgcttgctcggagaggggtttcggagcggcgccggcgcagcgcaacacctgtctTGGTGCGCGACTGGGACctacgatgacgacggcgacaacgcACATCGTGAGAGCCTACGGAGCTTTGCTCCTAAAGAAATGCGGAAACACTCCATCTTTGTCGTGGATGATGGCTCTGAGGGAGGACCACAGCTTGCCAGAAAGCACTGCTGTAATTTCAGCCTGCTACTTAAATATGCGGACACCGTCCAGTACAGATACCACGAAAATGACACGACATTTTGCACGACAACAGACACGTGCCTGTGTCAACGTTTGCTTTAGCCCGACGCGTCCAGGCAAGCGACAAAGCTCTTACGGTTTCTTTGTTCGAGATACACATTACCACCCATTTTTTTGTTGACTTTATTTTTTTAACGCGAATGCTGCGACAACGCAGAGGGCAGAGGAAAATAACGGGATCTAGCACATTGTGAGGTATGTCATTGCATCTTTGCCCACATCCGTGACAAGTGTACGCTCTGTTTCATGTTCTCTTGCTAAATCATTTATCTATGTTAGCGTCTTCACTACCGAAACTAGTGTAGGTAAGCAAGCGAGTAACTCATCTTACAAATTTCTTTTACAATATTTAAGGGGTTCACAGAAAAAGGTGGTGACATAAAAAGCAATTTGAAACAAAACAACGTGTCCACAAATATATacgcagggtgtcccaactatcatgcacgaagattaaaaaaaaagagcaatttcGTTACTTGAAGAAAGCCTAGTGCATATTGCTTCCAGTACagtagagtagccgccagtaatgtttTATTGGTGAGATTTAAAAAtgcaattgtaattaattatctgacTCGAGAAGGACTGTCCTAATTATccaagtgtcaatgaggaaattttAGAAAAACATGAAACACTCctgatatagctttctgttgttcaatacgcgctacagaaaagtgtttttgcgagcgtgaaataCGCTCgtgaatacacgcgaaattgccacacgactggccgctcgaggcactttgcgtgtattcgcaggctactttcacgctcggaaaaacaacttttatgttgcacgtactgagcaacagaaagatgtatcgggagtttttcatgttgctctacaattttctcattgacgctttgatAATCCACTGTACTCTAAACAATATGCAGTATTTTTGTTTGAGTAACGCAACTGCTCTATTTTAAAACCTTGGTGCacaatagttgggacaccctgtacaatGGTTCACAGGAAGAAAGAAGATGCTATTTACTGGTTTATTACTAGTTTACTAGCACTATTGATATTACTAATATTATTACTGTTACTAATAACAATAGTATTACTAATTTCATCCGCTCTTAATAAAAACGATAGAGCATGGCGGCATGTGCCCTTGACGTGTCAGTAGATGCTCGTTGTCACACCAGCGTTCATTCCTAAAAAGCTATCTGTTTTAGTTGGGTGAATATATCCCAACACGTGCGCATTCGGTTTTCTCTCTTACGTCTTTCGATTCGTCACACATCTAGGCTTGCGAGTAGAAGGGGACAGACGTTCGAAGTGCTGGGCCGAATGAACGCCGATTATTGTGTGTCCTGATCATTCCTTTTGTGTCCTATTTGGTACCACGGCTTTGTATATTAACACACCTACTTCTATTTTGGCGGTGACTGTTTATCCCCCGGCCAACAGTTCAAGGTAATCGCTCAACACAAGACGTGCCTGCATGCTTTGGAACGTTCTCGGATGGTAATTAAAAATtgaaatctggggttttacgtgtcaaaaccacgatttgattatgaggcacgccgtagtgagggactccggattcattttcaCCATGGTACACAGTCGTATTTGCATTTCaacccaatcgaaatgcggccgacgcgcCCGGGATTCACCCCCGCGCCCTCGGGCTATGTAGCGCGATGCCGTAGCCattacaccaccacggcgggttttctCGAATGTTATCTTGTCTCTGTTATCACATAATCTTGTGTAATCGGAGTGCACGCGCGATGCGACTAGTCATGCAATTTCTGGAAGGCAGGCGGGCACCAGCAATTACGCTGGAATCTtcaacgagtcatgtataaatacCCGACGTGTTTCACCTGCGGATCAGATTTCAATGATCGACGCGTGTGCTCGTCAGTATCTTTCTGCCTAAGTGTAACTTGTTTTCGTCAGCGCAAGTTTGACCATGAAATAGTTAGTTTTGTGATTCGCCGTTGTTATGCCGCGATCTAATCCCTCACTGTCACGACGACCTGAGAGTATTGCCTTTGATTCTTTTAAAAAATTAGCTTGATGACGGGTACATAACAGCGGTCAGCTTAAAGCGTGTGACCTCTACacgcgatagcggttacgcgttAACCCTTCAACTGACAAGATAGGAAACGcttgacctagaatggttttattgctttcGTTCTTCTTTACTTTCCTGAAATGCATGTCAATTGAAATATTAAGCGGTgtctctaaaaactaagcgagatacagtaggtcaaaattaatGTTGAACAGGTGATGAAAGGTAAATGTGTGAtccaaaactggtctctggcacttgctttggcaaggtcaatatgtgttcttgagatgcagctttatggagttaagaaatcagagcttgcttaaaaaaaaaagggggggggaattcgcattggcgagaattggaccccccccccccccccccccccccccgtgcgctaagaagataacgacgaagacTTCAGGCTTTGTGACtaatacatctgctgctgctcacgctcgacataTTTTTGAAAACCACTGTTGAGTTACTTGAGTAGGTACACTAATAAAGTTATATTGAAAGGCACATACAAATATTTGGATTTGCctagtttttgcagatgctttAGTTAAGTCAACAATGTTGTAGAGctaccagttaaagggttaaagaacctgaggtggtccaaattcatcaggagtcccccactacggcgtgcctcataatcagatggttcactgtaaaaaatttccgtcaatatacggaggatttctgtcattatacggaaaaattgcagtaaaaatacggaaaatatctcattttcataaatacagcaaaatttccgttaaaatacggaaagtgctgcCCGTTTTGAGTTTTACGGACATTTTCccgtaataatacggtgactacactgttatgtacgaaacagacagaattccgtattttttatgcgatcatccgtattattgcaaggaaaactatacacgctgtctgTGTGAGCGCTTGTACCCACAAAGTTTCCTCTAAAAATTTTTTATTGCAACGCAAATGGCGCCTGGGTTTTTACTGACGTTTCTTTCgtgtcagcactatatatatatatatagggcatataagttttagtgaacgaagagcggtggccatacatgacaacgtaaacaaacctgcgccgttaaggtgctggtgcattggcaattacattggtgcgctatgcaaaaattgtgcgcgctctcaatcagtaccgaaacgcagtataatgaccacgattgcgtttacatttaacaagaaatggcctcgaagagaactggcggcctataaatccaagtacttcggctagatgaaattttagactgagagaaagaattaactcaggaatggaagggttttactgaactctacagtatttggtttcaatcatcccatagtatttgcaaaatatctcatctctgtcaactttcattcattgacacacccccattacgcataatctgcactgttcaagtgttgacagtgttgtcaattcttgcggtaagatgtaatcgcaagcatttattcttatttatttatttagataccctaagggcccacaggggcattacatagggggggggggggacataaagcagaacacaattttcacaaatgaaggagcatcgcaggtggtaaatacagcactttggggtacagcaagtcgtgaaacataataacaaggtaaatattcttacacaattcacactcaacgaatcaagaacaaaatagcgaaagcgaataagtactctgggagagaaaaatgttactaaatgtgctaggattgtaaatacgttagtaatgctgaatgaaataaagaagactgtgttatcgtggcaattctggagggtaactcattccattcttttattgataaggttaacggcgaattcttgtacttttccgtccgggtgaagatagggttaactttgtaggcatgatcgatgcgatgtgaagtatgaggtggcggtaaaatgtgtgaccgggcaaatgacGCGTTGCGGTggtacagtgtgtgaaaaaagcataatctggtGAATTTTCAGCGCATTGCGAatggcggcatgttgagtgtttgcttcaaagaggaaacgctttgaaatcgggagtaggatgacatgatgaatcgcgctgctttattctggacggcttcgagtacattcccagtgaaccacaaacATCCATtagatgtaccacaaaagaccaaatatccaagacatttaacgacgtccagtttacatctagtacgtggcagtcaagggtcatccagaggacgtcgaatgtccttatgatttggacatctcttgcacattcaaagctctcgtgcattgatcgtacattgtgcgttatgagtcgatgcacgcactatgccgcagaaatacaagcaaattgtctctaatgcctaacaatgggaagctaggagagcaaaagcactAAATTaattattaacacgaaagtgttttatgccggggtccaccaagacttcactgacgtatttccgtcacggaaatacgtcatagaacataacacaaagaaagaaaccagaagaaaaagttccacaaacatgcaaaatttggaaatcgaacccacgaccactcggtccgcgacgatagatcgccgagcgtttaacccattgcgccacaaacgcatttgcagagagctacacagacgcgccttatatatctaacactcctccgtgtacccgcgctcttgctcggggcggtgccgccgcctacgagcagaaaagagaagtactgcattatgacactaacgcgcacctacagtgaacgcttcggtggtctcagcactacgacgcctcgatgccagcattcgaagggacgctggcatcaagaagcactaccaacgccacctaggtggcgttcaccgtactcagcacagcggagcgtggcctccgcaattagctctgaaaatgtttctgaagttgatcgcggaggctgcaattacgacgcgctgtacgcgctgatttgactcggtgacgattcagttacgtgctttgtcttgcgcgttgtattagtgtgtcagttacgtgcttcgtctttcgcgttgtgctagcgtgtgcagcgtagtgcagcttccatatgcacgacggttgctcatggtcatcgacgttggtagtcatgatggaggagacgtgccaccaggcgtcagcgtgggtgcatcaacgcctaagggcgctttagccacaaaacaccaatagacattatatatcaatgtgcaataaacattacactacttctgtgaagacacgtttcactttcgtgttctataccgattcctatataagagggatcaaccacattttttttttgcaatttagcacgacctttgcacgcactgctggaggtctagtaacgtttctgccggacaccgcgcgcaaaagccaatactttcgccattttttcgctatgctttcggtctcggttacgtcattttctttctcatacaaagatgctttatttttcagttatatctattagtacattgttgaaaatacaTAACCTTTAACTTggtgatgtattacgacagtttataaagaaaaaagcttgaactcgcaatagctttgacttcgcatcgccactgatatcaattcagcaacacgcgcctcgatgcaagtgcgcagcaatgttccgggcgcgagcagcgtgtgctttatttgtgtcttttcgacttttgtgccgttgaccatggcccaagtacgtatatactaggcagaactgtacagttgcgtgctgaaatttagagctgtgcttctgactgctatttgtggtacgtttgttcgccttgcggaacgcttacgggaatgttctggaggcaatgttttgatggttaattttcgcacatgtttgtatcgcttggtttccagcgttcctcttcaagtgtcagggatattccTCATTTgtaatgcctatctctaagtctctggcagcattatgctattggcacttttgtgatctgaggagctgcctgaccaagttgcctatcaagatgagcattccatctctggattcttcttgcgtggaatttattttaccatatatttttcaatgcagctgcctagaaagtactggctttctatcttgaatccggtggccccagaagcaggtgctggcaagcaggccatgcacttttggtcattaattagtatgtgatactacctcttactaatcagttttattctttttaatcataattgtggcactgtgcctactccttaatcattttgtgcctactcgttacttgtgttttaataaagtttaattttcaagaatatGTTTTTATTACGCGTTATTTTTTTAGATCCgtgtttaacctgtttgtatacagcgagaacatgtaatgaataatttcatacatgtgcgtggctgggggccgatcatttttgtaataaagctttatcagttgtataaataaaaaagtaacattcgtatgacattgtgagattcactggtgtgctttacctagtgcttactgaactcactatttttcatttatccattgcaggatttgtaatgatgcataatgttcaaaatgcggatttacggttttcttagcacagttttcgcattttgatgagcgctagaactatttataaaagttgacagtcactttagcgaacactgaagaggatgagggcagaagcctgcgcactcacgaagcattaattaaattatttgtcattcgcatgcgttgttacttctattgttttctcctaccaaagttgtgggcttgAGTGCCTTAATagcctgtgccttaattaacttcgtcataattaacaccaatggttgcgggctctacttccaccaaaggtcgagggtttgagtgccttaattgtatcttaattaactttgtcttaacaCCAAAactcgtgggttcgacttccaccaaagttcgagagttcgagtgccataattaactctgccgttattaacttgccttaagtaaattcgctctaatgaacacccaaggtagtgggttcgactctaccttcaccatgtcaattggaatccaacttggagataatttggagatgtggctggttcgcccatatctccaagtggtttctactcccaacaaaggccgtgtgttagagtgcctcaattaactctatcctaATGAACTGTGCcctaattcgcttcgacc
This genomic stretch from Dermacentor silvarum isolate Dsil-2018 chromosome 2, BIME_Dsil_1.4, whole genome shotgun sequence harbors:
- the LOC119440839 gene encoding tetraspanin-33-like; the protein is YFQCNLTNPSQERCSVPYSCCKSTSLGPVSLNCGRNVLNMSDYDAWFIVHIGNCPDAVHRYVKEHVMVIGGSCLIAVILLAFVDMITNAVIDEIDIICRIYQHVQIAEQDQS